In Pseudomonas sp. MYb327, one DNA window encodes the following:
- a CDS encoding amidase produces the protein MIEVTEVSIAQLRTALESGQTTAVELVQAYLARIDAYDGADTATALNAVVVRNPDALTEAQASDARRAKGETLGPLDGIPYTAKDSYLVKGLTAASGSPAFKDLVAYRDAFTIERLRGAGAICLGKTNMPPMANGGMQRGVYGRAESPYNAGYLTAPFASGSSNGAGTATAASFAAFGLAEETWSSGRGPASNNGLCAYTPSRGVISVRGNWPLTPTMDVVVPFARTMADLLEVLDVVVAEDPDTRGDLWRLQPWVPIPSVASVRPASYLELAAMPDSLAGKRFGVPRMYINADPEAGTSDEPGIGGPTGQKIVTRDSVIGLWREARKALEAAGAEVIEVDFPLVSNCEGDRPGAPTVFNRGIVSKEFLHHELWDLTAWAFDDFLQANGDPKLNRLVDVDGPLIFPHDPGTLPNREGDLAAGMDEYVKMAERGVTPWDQITTVPDGLRGLEKTRKLDLEDWMDGLGLDAVLFPTVADVAPANADVDPKSADIAWSNGVWVANGNLAIRHLGVPTVTVPMGIMPDIGMPVGLTFAGRAYDDSALLRFAAAFESTGSKRMIPPRTPPLKAGK, from the coding sequence ATGATCGAGGTTACCGAGGTTTCCATTGCCCAGTTGCGTACTGCGCTCGAATCCGGTCAGACAACGGCGGTTGAGCTGGTTCAGGCCTATCTCGCCCGGATCGATGCCTACGACGGCGCCGACACAGCCACCGCACTCAATGCCGTGGTGGTACGCAACCCCGATGCGCTCACCGAAGCTCAAGCATCCGACGCGCGTCGGGCCAAAGGCGAAACGCTCGGCCCGCTCGATGGCATTCCCTACACAGCCAAGGACAGCTATTTGGTGAAGGGGCTTACCGCCGCTTCGGGCAGCCCGGCCTTCAAGGATCTGGTCGCCTATCGCGATGCGTTCACCATCGAACGGCTGCGCGGCGCAGGTGCCATTTGCCTGGGCAAAACCAACATGCCGCCGATGGCCAATGGCGGCATGCAGCGCGGTGTCTATGGCCGTGCCGAAAGCCCTTACAACGCGGGCTATCTCACTGCGCCCTTCGCCTCGGGTTCGTCGAATGGCGCCGGGACTGCTACTGCTGCCAGTTTCGCGGCTTTCGGTCTTGCCGAAGAAACCTGGTCCAGCGGTCGCGGCCCCGCCTCGAACAACGGCTTATGTGCCTACACGCCTTCGCGCGGCGTGATTTCGGTGCGCGGCAACTGGCCGTTGACGCCGACAATGGACGTGGTGGTGCCGTTCGCCAGAACCATGGCCGACCTGCTCGAAGTGCTCGACGTGGTGGTCGCGGAAGATCCAGATACCCGTGGCGATTTGTGGCGCTTGCAACCCTGGGTGCCGATTCCGAGCGTCGCCTCGGTGCGTCCTGCTTCTTATCTGGAGCTTGCGGCGATGCCCGACTCGCTCGCGGGCAAGCGTTTCGGCGTGCCGCGCATGTACATCAACGCCGACCCCGAAGCCGGCACCAGCGATGAGCCAGGAATCGGTGGCCCGACGGGGCAGAAAATCGTCACCCGCGATTCGGTGATCGGCCTGTGGCGAGAAGCCCGCAAGGCCCTCGAAGCCGCCGGTGCCGAAGTGATCGAGGTGGATTTCCCGCTGGTTTCCAATTGCGAAGGCGATCGTCCCGGTGCGCCGACGGTATTCAATCGCGGCATCGTCTCGAAAGAGTTCCTGCACCACGAGTTGTGGGACCTGACGGCCTGGGCGTTCGACGATTTTCTACAAGCCAATGGCGATCCGAAACTCAACCGTCTGGTGGACGTCGACGGCCCGCTGATTTTCCCGCACGACCCGGGCACGCTGCCCAATCGCGAAGGTGACCTCGCCGCGGGCATGGACGAGTACGTGAAGATGGCCGAGCGCGGTGTCACCCCTTGGGACCAAATCACCACGGTGCCTGACGGACTGCGCGGGCTTGAGAAGACCCGCAAGCTCGATCTTGAAGACTGGATGGATGGGCTGGGGCTCGACGCGGTGTTGTTCCCGACAGTCGCCGACGTTGCTCCGGCCAATGCCGATGTTGATCCAAAGTCTGCGGACATCGCCTGGAGCAACGGTGTATGGGTCGCCAACGGCAACCTCGCCATTCGGCACTTGGGTGTTCCGACCGTCACCGTGCCGATGGGCATCATGCCGGACATCGGCATGCCCGTTGGCCTGACATTCGCCGGTCGTGCCTATGATGATTCGGCGTTGCTGCGTTTTGCCGCGGCGTTTGAATCGACCGGGAGCAAGCGAATGATCCCGCCGCGCACCCCGCCGTTGAAAGCAGGCAAATAG